In Streptomyces sp. NBC_01717, one DNA window encodes the following:
- a CDS encoding DNA alkylation repair protein — translation MAELAELEDPKTREVNEKHGDDHGVNLSKLRALAKRLKTQQELASRLWETDDTAARLLAILICRPKAFERDELDVMLREARTPKVHDWLVNYVVKKNPHSEELRLAWSADPDPVVASAGWALTTERVAKKPEGLDLAGLLDVIEAQMKEAPARLQWAMNHCLAQIGIEHAEHRTRAIDIGERLEVLKDYPTSPGCTSPFAPVWITEMVRRQHDK, via the coding sequence ATGGCCGAGCTGGCCGAACTCGAGGACCCGAAGACACGCGAGGTGAACGAGAAACACGGTGACGATCACGGTGTGAACCTCAGCAAGCTGCGCGCGCTCGCGAAGCGGCTGAAGACGCAGCAGGAACTCGCGAGCCGGCTCTGGGAGACGGATGACACCGCGGCGAGACTGCTGGCGATCCTGATCTGCCGCCCGAAGGCGTTCGAGCGTGACGAGTTGGACGTCATGTTGCGCGAGGCGCGCACACCCAAGGTGCACGACTGGCTCGTGAACTACGTGGTGAAGAAGAACCCGCACTCCGAAGAGCTGCGCCTGGCCTGGTCCGCCGATCCGGATCCGGTGGTCGCGAGTGCCGGCTGGGCGTTGACCACCGAACGCGTGGCGAAGAAGCCCGAGGGCCTCGACCTCGCAGGACTGCTCGACGTCATCGAGGCGCAGATGAAAGAGGCCCCGGCTCGCCTGCAGTGGGCGATGAACCACTGTCTGGCTCAGATCGGGATCGAGCACGCCGAGCACCGCACCCGCGCGATCGACATCGGTGAGCGCCTGGAGGTGCTCAAGGACTACCCGACTTCCCCGGGCTGTACGTCTCCGTTCGCGCCCGTCTGGATCACCGAGATGGTGCGCCGACAGCACGACAAGTAG